In the genome of Candidatus Omnitrophota bacterium, one region contains:
- a CDS encoding DUF362 domain-containing protein, producing the protein MSKVLILDTDYNRIKHDIEKVFQEFKYDFKGKKVFVKPNLLGSFAPDKGVTTHPAVVSSVVDYLISHGASVVVGDNCGMPRAYGDNESVAKVTGIYEASKGHYINIGKSAAQVKTGIPGYPEAAVARAVLECDYFISLPKFKTHLNTIITAGIKNSYGLLVGSEKTKLHSMFPEYKKFAKAVVEVFKIRPPDLVIMDAIVGMQGDGPNSSDLRNINKVIASNDTVAVDAIICYMMGADPAKVDTMRLAREENLGQADIKKMQIIGNLERLSNFKLPSTYNKEAQGESLPAKLILNMVRKVKLKVSSKKCISCKQCYEICPVKAIDFDKYPRINARKCIACFCCKEVCPVQAISIGGILGLLQKIIR; encoded by the coding sequence ATGAGCAAGGTCCTTATCTTGGATACTGATTATAATAGAATAAAGCATGATATCGAAAAAGTCTTTCAGGAGTTTAAATATGATTTTAAAGGCAAAAAAGTATTTGTTAAACCCAATCTTTTAGGTAGTTTTGCTCCGGATAAGGGGGTAACTACTCATCCTGCGGTTGTATCAAGTGTTGTAGATTACCTTATAAGCCATGGCGCAAGCGTTGTTGTGGGTGACAATTGCGGCATGCCCAGGGCTTATGGGGATAATGAATCTGTGGCTAAGGTCACTGGTATCTATGAGGCCTCAAAAGGTCATTATATAAATATCGGCAAGAGTGCGGCACAGGTTAAGACCGGGATCCCCGGTTACCCAGAAGCTGCTGTAGCAAGGGCTGTTTTAGAATGCGATTATTTTATTTCTTTGCCTAAATTTAAGACGCATCTTAATACTATTATTACCGCAGGCATAAAGAATAGCTATGGCCTTTTAGTAGGCTCGGAAAAAACTAAGCTTCACAGCATGTTCCCGGAATATAAGAAGTTCGCAAAAGCAGTGGTTGAGGTTTTTAAAATCCGGCCCCCTGATTTAGTGATTATGGATGCAATTGTCGGCATGCAGGGCGATGGGCCAAATAGTTCAGATCTTCGCAATATTAATAAAGTTATTGCTTCAAATGATACCGTGGCCGTAGACGCAATCATCTGTTATATGATGGGCGCTGATCCGGCAAAGGTAGATACTATGCGTCTTGCCAGAGAAGAAAATTTAGGGCAAGCGGATATAAAGAAAATGCAAATTATCGGGAATTTGGAAAGGTTAAGTAATTTTAAGCTGCCTTCTACCTACAACAAAGAAGCGCAAGGCGAATCTTTGCCGGCTAAACTAATATTAAATATGGTGCGCAAAGTTAAACTTAAGGTGTCTTCAAAGAAGTGCATATCCTGTAAACAATGTTATGAGATTTGTCCAGTTAAGGCAATAGATTTTGATAAATACCCAAGGATCAATGCGCGTAAATGTATTGCTTGTTTTTGTTGCAAAGAGGTATGCCCTGTACAGGCTATTAGTATCGGAGGGATTTTAGGTTTACTGCAGAAAATAATAAGATAG
- a CDS encoding radical SAM protein — translation MLYAKITGKRIPLRVEVHITKMCNLRCIHCYADFEKLKQVPEPSTQIWKKLFDQLHSCGTRWLRFLGGEPLMRPDIGELIDYAHKKGIVCDLNTNGYFLPQKVKQLKNLSSICISIDGDPVQNDRVRGKGCYNKVIEAIEVALANNMVVRLHGVLMRYTMDSLEHLLNLSKKYNVSFNLSEAARPDMADTNLVLSEDERRKFYHKFIQYKKDGWPIMNSVLAMEEVLNWPFGEKRVIFPEDLRGKKVRYTRCQQTLTSCIIDTDGTVSSCTGRWGEGLNCFDLGFKKAWDYIGKNTKCVTCMHLGYIELSKFISFDPATMKGALVNMYLNKRGKK, via the coding sequence ATGCTTTATGCCAAGATAACCGGCAAAAGGATTCCGTTAAGGGTAGAGGTGCATATTACCAAAATGTGTAATTTGCGCTGTATCCATTGTTATGCTGATTTCGAGAAACTTAAGCAAGTCCCAGAGCCAAGTACCCAGATATGGAAGAAGCTTTTTGATCAGCTGCATTCTTGCGGCACGCGATGGCTGCGTTTTTTAGGAGGGGAGCCATTGATGCGTCCGGATATCGGGGAGCTGATTGACTATGCGCACAAGAAAGGCATAGTTTGCGACCTAAACACAAATGGTTATTTTCTGCCTCAAAAGGTTAAACAGTTGAAGAACTTGAGCAGTATCTGTATAAGTATTGACGGAGATCCAGTGCAGAATGATCGCGTCAGGGGCAAGGGATGTTATAATAAAGTTATTGAGGCTATCGAGGTAGCTTTAGCCAATAACATGGTAGTCAGGCTCCATGGGGTTTTGATGCGTTATACCATGGATTCTTTAGAGCATCTTTTGAATTTAAGCAAGAAATACAATGTTTCGTTTAATTTATCAGAAGCCGCCAGGCCGGATATGGCAGATACTAATTTAGTGCTTAGCGAAGATGAAAGAAGAAAGTTTTATCATAAGTTTATTCAGTATAAAAAAGATGGTTGGCCGATTATGAATTCTGTGTTGGCCATGGAAGAGGTTTTAAATTGGCCTTTTGGGGAAAAGCGAGTTATCTTTCCAGAAGATCTTCGCGGCAAAAAAGTACGATATACTCGTTGTCAGCAGACGTTGACCTCTTGTATTATTGATACCGATGGAACGGTAAGCTCTTGTACCGGAAGATGGGGAGAGGGTTTAAATTGTTTTGATCTTGGTTTTAAGAAGGCTTGGGATTATATTGGAAAAAATACAAAGTGTGTTACCTGCATGCATCTTGGGTATATTGAATTGAGCAAGTTTATAAGTTTTGACCCGGCCACAATGAAAGGGGCTTTGGTAAATATGTATTTAAATAAGAGGGGCAAAAAATGA
- a CDS encoding B12-binding domain-containing radical SAM protein yields the protein MEKFKNLLVNPVIGFSPPFSLLYLAAVLEKSGRFVQIEELNTYGKKEFSFDQLLNKIAQENIDLVGFVCLSSHTEVLKKLIPLIKKNYPAVKVIVGGTHATALPEFFLNLGADVAVLGEGESILLKTVEHLEQNVALNDVASIVFKDSAGKYIKTKDRVGFEDVSKLPMPAYHLINAEHYIANNYAIRGLWLRCGWVFTARGCPGRCTFCASAITHGYEIRERSIKDVVDELEFLKRNYKIEAFWILDDTFVIRPERVFEFCEQIKKRKLNLTWACQARVNYLTDSVAKKLKESGCVQVDLGVESGSQKVLNAIKKGITIDLTKKAFAAAHKNKLRALATIMIGSPQETREDLEMTRKLLKEIKPDYLGIGFCTPYPGSELYQQASAQGWIKPEEIFWDTQGHNARPVMFINFNEKELYQIYDSMVQGSFYKTVLDYLKQPKFILDLFGIVLKHPILIWQFITLCLTCRSKDFINLFRKYRITGEG from the coding sequence ATGGAGAAGTTTAAAAATCTTCTTGTAAACCCAGTTATTGGCTTTTCTCCGCCTTTTAGCTTGCTTTATTTAGCGGCAGTCCTGGAAAAGTCTGGGCGTTTTGTGCAAATAGAGGAACTTAATACCTATGGTAAAAAAGAATTTTCCTTTGATCAATTATTAAACAAAATAGCGCAAGAAAATATCGATCTTGTAGGATTTGTTTGCCTTTCTTCGCACACGGAAGTTTTAAAGAAACTTATCCCCCTTATTAAGAAAAATTATCCGGCTGTAAAAGTAATTGTGGGGGGAACGCATGCCACAGCCTTGCCAGAGTTTTTTCTAAATTTAGGTGCGGATGTTGCTGTTTTAGGCGAGGGAGAAAGTATTCTTTTAAAGACAGTTGAGCATTTAGAGCAGAATGTTGCATTAAATGATGTAGCTTCTATTGTTTTTAAAGATTCCGCTGGAAAATATATCAAGACAAAAGACAGGGTTGGCTTTGAGGATGTTTCCAAGCTTCCTATGCCGGCGTATCATTTGATAAACGCAGAGCATTATATTGCCAATAACTATGCAATCCGTGGTTTATGGTTAAGGTGCGGCTGGGTGTTTACCGCTCGCGGTTGTCCCGGCAGATGCACTTTTTGCGCAAGCGCTATTACCCATGGGTATGAAATCAGAGAGCGTTCAATAAAAGATGTAGTTGATGAGCTGGAGTTTCTAAAGCGTAATTATAAGATCGAAGCCTTTTGGATATTAGATGATACTTTTGTCATCAGGCCGGAAAGGGTTTTTGAATTTTGTGAACAGATAAAAAAGCGGAAATTAAATCTTACCTGGGCCTGCCAGGCCAGGGTGAATTATCTTACAGATAGTGTCGCCAAGAAGCTTAAAGAAAGCGGTTGTGTCCAGGTAGACTTGGGGGTTGAGTCAGGTTCACAGAAAGTGCTCAATGCCATTAAAAAAGGCATAACTATAGATCTTACCAAAAAAGCTTTTGCCGCCGCGCATAAGAATAAACTTCGCGCCTTGGCTACGATTATGATTGGCAGCCCTCAAGAAACAAGGGAAGATCTGGAGATGACGCGTAAACTACTTAAGGAAATAAAGCCCGATTATTTGGGGATTGGTTTTTGTACGCCTTATCCGGGAAGCGAATTGTACCAACAGGCCAGCGCTCAAGGATGGATAAAGCCAGAAGAAATTTTCTGGGATACTCAAGGGCATAACGCGCGGCCTGTCATGTTTATCAATTTTAATGAGAAGGAGCTTTATCAGATATATGATTCCATGGTTCAGGGCTCATTTTATAAGACGGTATTGGATTATTTAAAACAGCCGAAGTTTATTCTTGATTTATTTGGTATTGTTTTAAAGCATCCAATATTAATTTGGCAATTTATTACGCTCTGCTTAACCTGTAGAAGCAAGGATTTTATTAATTTGTTCAGGAAGTACCGCATAACAGGAGAGGGTTAA
- a CDS encoding B12-binding domain-containing radical SAM protein yields MNKRILLLIPPCTLPVGRLKITTPSLGVLYIAAVMEKSGYQVKVLDAALEGFKNQQNIDSRHIRYGLSYDSIKKVIRDFSPGVVGVACQSSLEFTNSLDACAAVKEVSPDIVTVLGGPHPTLFPDKTLEYHSHVDFVLMHEAEYPFRDLVGVLNSGGSDFSAIDGIAYRKGNKIIVNPKTKLIQNLDELPFPARHLVPIEKYFKINLNQNLSFIKRSLTIITSRGCPYNCIFCFGKNYWLRQYRCRSPQNVLTEIEHLVKTYKIKELQFTDDSLTSDYNRAMKIFSQIKQGKFNLRWSTPNGLVVASLDEPMMRAMKDCGAYELRFAVESGSDRVLKDIIHKPVSLDIVRTNMKIAKKLGLVISTFFSMGYPGETMEEIKKTFSFIREIKPDSVFLSIATPLPGTDLMRICKEKGYIPEGHDFLRSEFSTASYDTENFTRKQLEEIYFSEAFKLNAGLVLRNFRAFIFRWGALMLNHPVFVISTITSYFWRTKKKDAYGEV; encoded by the coding sequence ATGAATAAAAGAATACTCCTGTTAATTCCTCCTTGCACATTGCCTGTGGGCAGGTTAAAGATCACCACTCCTTCTTTAGGGGTACTTTATATTGCCGCGGTTATGGAAAAAAGCGGCTATCAGGTTAAGGTTTTAGACGCTGCCTTAGAGGGTTTTAAGAATCAGCAGAATATTGATTCCCGCCATATCCGCTATGGTTTAAGTTATGATAGCATAAAAAAGGTTATTCGTGATTTTTCGCCCGGTGTAGTCGGCGTTGCCTGTCAGTCATCATTAGAGTTTACCAATTCATTAGATGCCTGTGCTGCCGTAAAAGAGGTTTCGCCGGATATCGTTACGGTGTTAGGCGGCCCGCATCCCACGCTTTTTCCCGATAAAACCTTAGAATATCATTCTCATGTGGATTTTGTTTTGATGCATGAGGCGGAGTATCCATTTAGGGACTTGGTGGGAGTATTGAATTCTGGCGGGAGTGATTTTAGCGCTATTGATGGCATAGCTTATCGCAAAGGCAATAAAATTATAGTGAATCCTAAAACAAAATTGATTCAAAATCTTGATGAGCTGCCTTTTCCCGCGCGGCATTTGGTGCCTATAGAAAAATATTTCAAAATAAACCTAAACCAGAATCTCTCTTTTATTAAAAGAAGCCTGACCATTATAACTTCACGAGGCTGCCCTTATAATTGTATTTTTTGCTTTGGCAAAAACTATTGGCTGCGCCAATACCGTTGCCGCAGTCCGCAAAATGTTTTGACCGAGATAGAGCATTTGGTTAAGACCTACAAGATCAAAGAATTACAGTTTACTGATGATAGCTTGACTTCTGATTATAACAGGGCAATGAAGATTTTTAGTCAAATCAAACAAGGTAAGTTTAATCTGCGTTGGTCGACACCAAACGGCCTGGTAGTAGCATCGTTAGATGAGCCAATGATGCGCGCGATGAAAGATTGCGGGGCGTATGAGCTTCGTTTTGCGGTTGAAAGCGGAAGCGATAGGGTATTAAAAGATATTATCCACAAGCCGGTAAGCTTAGATATTGTAAGAACTAACATGAAAATCGCCAAGAAGTTAGGACTTGTGATTAGCACATTTTTCTCTATGGGGTATCCTGGAGAGACGATGGAGGAGATCAAAAAGACATTTTCCTTTATCCGGGAAATAAAACCGGATTCGGTCTTTTTGTCAATTGCCACGCCTCTTCCCGGGACAGACCTTATGCGTATTTGCAAAGAAAAGGGCTACATCCCAGAAGGGCATGATTTTTTGCGCTCAGAATTTAGCACCGCTAGTTACGACACTGAGAATTTTACCCGCAAACAGCTTGAGGAAATATATTTCAGCGAGGCCTTTAAATTAAATGCTGGATTAGTCTTGAGGAATTTTCGCGCTTTTATATTTCGCTGGGGCGCGCTTATGCTGAATCATCCGGTGTTTGTAATAAGCACGATTACAAGCTATTTCTGGAGGACAAAAAAGAAGGATGCTTATGGAGAAGTTTAA
- a CDS encoding B12-binding domain-containing radical SAM protein, whose amino-acid sequence MRVVLIFFRENYTPVVPMGILYIGTMLRNAGCDVRIIDSFPSSHRKNLDTIRDFNPDLIGVSVLTTGFQVAHEYTVYLRQENKNSKICWGGVHATALPEEVLEDSNIDFVVVGEAEFVMLDVCDRLSQDMDLSGIRGVVYRDRNKKIVDNGRGDFIQDLDILPIPDRSLLVAPSFKWYLSPPGILRGKFYQGVTTMYASRGCPYQCIFCASKIVHGAKIRRRSVENVLEEMVYLRDNHAVKGIYFNDDTFASDRNWLDDFCRSIVDKKVNMFWGCQTRADIAGELSVLEMLKRAGCVQVDIGCESGSDRILKILKKGITQEMIARSFSNLKKVKMESFATFIIGNPEETIEDIEQTRKIAKLAPAGVGFLILVPYPGSPLYKMAIENKWFVDEKIIFDQRWTNKQSNVPVMQASFKADQLVKIRASLENAFFWRNNMQTMIAFLNSPKYLLRAIMTILGHPVFVIKALWLALRKGKAMDFLESIYQKFNQDLSV is encoded by the coding sequence ATGCGCGTTGTCTTAATATTCTTTCGCGAGAATTATACTCCCGTTGTTCCGATGGGGATTTTGTATATTGGGACAATGCTAAGAAATGCCGGGTGCGATGTTAGGATTATTGATTCATTTCCTTCATCGCATAGGAAAAATCTAGATACGATCAGGGATTTCAATCCGGATCTAATAGGAGTAAGTGTGCTTACAACCGGCTTTCAAGTGGCCCATGAATATACCGTTTATTTGCGCCAGGAGAATAAGAACAGCAAAATTTGCTGGGGAGGGGTGCACGCCACAGCTTTGCCGGAAGAAGTTTTAGAGGATTCCAATATTGATTTTGTGGTTGTTGGCGAAGCAGAGTTTGTTATGCTGGATGTCTGCGATCGGCTTTCCCAGGACATGGATTTATCTGGCATAAGAGGCGTTGTATACCGAGATAGAAACAAGAAGATCGTTGATAACGGCAGAGGGGATTTCATCCAGGATCTGGATATTTTGCCTATACCTGACAGGAGTTTGTTGGTAGCGCCTTCTTTTAAATGGTATTTATCTCCTCCGGGGATATTAAGAGGCAAGTTTTATCAAGGGGTTACTACCATGTATGCCTCCCGGGGGTGTCCTTATCAGTGTATTTTTTGCGCAAGTAAGATTGTGCATGGGGCAAAGATCCGCAGGCGCTCCGTAGAAAATGTTTTAGAAGAGATGGTTTATCTGCGGGATAATCACGCGGTTAAAGGGATATATTTTAATGATGATACCTTTGCCTCGGATAGAAATTGGCTTGATGATTTTTGCCGTTCTATAGTTGATAAGAAGGTCAATATGTTTTGGGGTTGCCAGACCCGCGCGGACATAGCAGGCGAGCTATCTGTTTTAGAAATGCTAAAGAGAGCGGGCTGTGTGCAAGTTGACATTGGATGTGAATCTGGGTCTGACCGGATATTAAAGATTTTAAAAAAAGGCATTACTCAAGAAATGATCGCGCGGTCTTTTAGTAATCTTAAGAAAGTAAAGATGGAATCTTTTGCCACTTTTATTATCGGCAATCCCGAAGAGACAATAGAGGATATAGAGCAAACAAGAAAAATAGCTAAACTGGCTCCCGCAGGAGTGGGATTTCTGATATTAGTTCCTTATCCGGGGTCGCCATTGTATAAGATGGCTATAGAGAATAAATGGTTTGTTGATGAAAAGATTATTTTTGATCAAAGATGGACTAATAAGCAGTCTAATGTGCCGGTAATGCAGGCAAGCTTCAAAGCTGATCAATTGGTGAAAATACGCGCTTCTTTAGAGAATGCTTTTTTCTGGCGTAATAACATGCAAACTATGATCGCTTTTTTAAATAGTCCGAAGTACCTGCTAAGAGCGATTATGACGATTTTGGGGCATCCGGTTTTTGTAATAAAGGCATTATGGCTTGCTTTAAGAAAGGGCAAGGCGATGGATTTCTTGGAAAGTATTTATCAAAAGTTTAACCAGGATTTAAGCGTATAA
- a CDS encoding B12-binding domain-containing radical SAM protein gives MRLTVVFMGAESLSLEAISAFVKRHGHTVNLVFDPALFDDVNYFKIPWLHRILDDRKALVKKIIDSKPDVLGFSVFTDNFRWAVSVAQDVKKIKNIPVIFGGVFPTAKPDYIISLPCVDMVCTGEGEEAMLELLNSMEKKNIDYGIKNIWFKTKKGIIRNSVRALVDLEKLPFLDKKLFEDEVNISRMYMTMTAKGCPYACSYCSQNFMSKFNNTRDKRRRSVDNVMQELIIMKKRYNYREVGFYDSVLTVDKKWTQELMHRYKKEINVPFRAISHPLCIDEDTARSLKEAGCHRVQFGVQTFNEDTKKNYLFRNEKNSKIIQTFEICDKVGLKYSCDHMFGLPGEKEEDQILAARSYAGFRNRVRITCFWTTYFPNTDLVDIAKSLDMLTSSDIEAINKGESPCYIAGSHGYLKNRNLLKVFKNYEILFRAMPLLPKPLVEFILKYNLQKYFKYLPKGLTLFVVDFIVMFAKRDLSGFQYVSYYFWHIKKKLGLKRKRI, from the coding sequence ATGCGATTAACGGTTGTTTTCATGGGGGCAGAGAGTTTGAGTTTAGAGGCAATTTCAGCCTTTGTGAAAAGGCATGGTCATACGGTTAACCTCGTTTTTGATCCGGCGCTGTTCGATGATGTTAATTATTTTAAGATCCCTTGGCTGCACAGGATACTTGATGATAGAAAAGCCCTAGTTAAGAAAATCATAGATTCTAAGCCTGATGTCTTGGGTTTTTCGGTTTTTACAGATAATTTCAGATGGGCAGTTTCAGTTGCCCAGGATGTAAAGAAAATAAAGAATATTCCGGTCATTTTTGGCGGGGTCTTTCCGACTGCCAAGCCAGACTATATTATTTCGCTTCCTTGCGTAGATATGGTTTGTACTGGCGAAGGCGAAGAGGCGATGTTGGAATTATTGAACAGCATGGAAAAAAAGAATATTGATTACGGCATCAAAAATATTTGGTTTAAAACCAAAAAAGGGATTATCCGTAATTCCGTAAGAGCGCTTGTTGATTTAGAAAAGCTGCCTTTTTTGGATAAAAAGCTTTTCGAGGACGAGGTTAATATAAGCCGCATGTATATGACAATGACTGCCAAGGGTTGTCCGTATGCCTGCTCATACTGCTCGCAGAATTTTATGTCTAAATTCAATAATACAAGGGATAAGCGCCGCAGGAGCGTGGATAATGTAATGCAGGAATTGATCATAATGAAAAAGCGCTATAATTACCGCGAAGTGGGGTTTTACGATAGCGTTTTGACTGTTGATAAGAAATGGACCCAAGAATTGATGCATCGTTACAAGAAAGAAATCAATGTCCCCTTCAGGGCTATTTCTCATCCTCTATGCATAGACGAGGATACAGCGCGCTCTCTAAAGGAGGCAGGCTGTCATCGGGTGCAGTTTGGCGTGCAGACTTTTAACGAGGATACTAAAAAGAACTATCTTTTCAGGAACGAGAAAAATAGCAAGATCATTCAGACTTTTGAGATATGCGACAAGGTGGGGTTAAAATATTCCTGCGATCATATGTTTGGGCTACCGGGCGAGAAAGAAGAGGACCAGATATTGGCTGCGCGTTCTTACGCGGGTTTTAGGAATAGGGTAAGGATCACCTGTTTCTGGACTACCTATTTTCCCAATACCGATTTGGTAGATATTGCCAAGAGTTTGGATATGCTCACCTCAAGCGATATAGAGGCAATCAATAAAGGAGAATCTCCCTGTTATATTGCCGGCTCGCACGGATATTTAAAAAACAGGAATTTGCTTAAAGTGTTCAAGAATTATGAAATACTTTTTAGGGCGATGCCTCTTTTGCCCAAGCCTCTAGTAGAGTTTATACTCAAATATAATCTGCAAAAGTATTTTAAGTATTTGCCTAAAGGGTTAACTTTATTTGTTGTGGATTTTATTGTTATGTTTGCAAAAAGAGATTTATCCGGGTTCCAATACGTAAGTTATTATTTTTGGCATATCAAGAAGAAGTTAGGCTTAAAAAGAAAAAGAATTTAA
- a CDS encoding metallophosphoesterase, giving the protein MDFVKEDISINLPSKFQALEGLKILHISDFHFINRSKRFDRIFAQIQDIDSDFTIISGDMIDDNRGIGACAHYLGLLKPRYGVLAGYGNHDRHSLGLKEFLFFPFLRRLKENNISLLRRELENKGINVLDNVYQKFCVNGVRLDITGIEGPFGYDRLKIWRNFDKEISSLREFVSRMDKDSYKIVISHLPDIMENLKGLDMQLMLSGHTHGGQIRLPFIGPLVTISSFQRKYNRGLFKFGDTYLHVNSGLGTSGMTPFRVFCPPTASLLHFVQNKTKG; this is encoded by the coding sequence TTGGATTTTGTAAAAGAAGACATAAGTATTAATCTGCCCAGTAAATTCCAAGCTTTAGAGGGTTTGAAAATACTTCATATTTCAGATTTTCATTTTATAAACCGCAGTAAACGGTTTGACCGTATATTCGCGCAAATTCAGGATATTGATTCTGATTTTACGATTATAAGCGGGGACATGATTGATGATAATCGGGGCATAGGTGCGTGTGCGCATTATTTGGGCTTGTTAAAGCCGCGCTATGGGGTTTTGGCCGGATACGGAAACCATGATCGTCATAGTTTGGGTTTAAAAGAGTTTTTGTTTTTTCCTTTTTTGCGCAGGCTTAAGGAAAACAACATTTCGCTTCTAAGAAGAGAATTAGAGAACAAGGGCATCAATGTATTAGATAATGTATACCAGAAATTCTGTGTTAATGGAGTAAGATTGGATATTACCGGCATTGAGGGGCCTTTTGGGTATGACCGCCTGAAGATCTGGCGCAACTTTGATAAAGAGATCAGTTCTTTAAGGGAATTTGTATCCAGGATGGATAAAGATTCATATAAGATAGTTATTTCCCATCTGCCGGATATTATGGAAAATTTAAAAGGGCTTGATATGCAGCTTATGCTTTCTGGCCATACGCACGGAGGCCAGATCCGGCTTCCATTTATCGGTCCGCTTGTTACCATTTCTTCCTTTCAAAGAAAATACAACAGAGGTTTATTTAAATTTGGGGATACTTATTTGCATGTTAATTCCGGGTTGGGCACAAGCGGCATGACGCCTTTCCGCGTATTTTGCCCGCCTACAGCATCATTGTTACATTTTGTTCAGAACAAAACGAAAGGTTAA
- a CDS encoding radical SAM protein, protein MASNIFSKVGIFSSILNIAFTKKSIPLTVHINVTNTCNLKCSYCYGTYDKRDTKDFTTEQLLALIDELKSLGTKIINLGAGEPLMRKDIEQVIDYIRKNGIECHMNTNGHLVPQRLSAVKKLNTLCISLDGDEQSHDLYKGKGSYRKVIEAIDLAKKNNINVHTSTMISKYNVHAIEHILDLAKEKKFFVQFLLPFFQSNQDFLASREDYKNALRKIIDYKKKGYPVFFSKQAHQYTLDWPDYNKKSIEAGAIKDFGRHIKCHAGKNMCIIDSDGKVYPCSQMIQMIPALSFVEHGFIRAWENIKDHSCKTCYAFICFNDYNMLLGLSPHVILNHIKNSFIEAGWRK, encoded by the coding sequence ATGGCCAGTAATATTTTTTCTAAGGTTGGGATTTTTTCTTCTATTTTGAACATAGCCTTTACCAAGAAATCCATTCCGCTTACAGTGCATATTAATGTGACCAATACCTGTAATTTAAAGTGCAGTTATTGTTATGGCACTTATGATAAGCGCGACACAAAAGATTTTACCACTGAACAGCTCTTGGCGCTTATCGATGAATTAAAATCTTTAGGCACAAAGATAATAAATTTGGGGGCAGGTGAGCCATTGATGCGCAAGGATATTGAGCAGGTCATTGATTATATACGTAAAAATGGTATCGAATGCCACATGAATACAAATGGACACCTTGTGCCTCAGAGGTTAAGCGCGGTTAAAAAACTTAATACCTTATGCATTAGTTTAGACGGTGATGAACAATCGCATGATCTGTATAAGGGGAAAGGCTCTTACCGTAAAGTGATAGAGGCAATTGATTTAGCCAAGAAGAATAATATCAATGTGCATACAAGTACTATGATCAGCAAATATAATGTGCATGCCATAGAGCATATTTTAGATCTGGCTAAAGAAAAAAAGTTTTTCGTGCAGTTTTTGCTGCCATTTTTTCAAAGCAATCAGGATTTCTTGGCTTCTAGAGAAGATTACAAAAACGCCTTAAGAAAGATTATTGATTATAAGAAAAAGGGCTATCCGGTTTTCTTTTCTAAACAGGCTCATCAATATACTTTGGATTGGCCAGATTACAATAAGAAATCAATAGAGGCTGGCGCGATTAAAGATTTCGGCAGGCACATTAAGTGCCATGCGGGCAAGAATATGTGCATTATAGATTCAGATGGCAAGGTGTATCCTTGTTCGCAGATGATTCAGATGATCCCCGCTTTAAGTTTTGTAGAACATGGGTTTATCAGGGCTTGGGAGAATATTAAGGACCATAGTTGCAAGACCTGCTATGCCTTTATTTGCTTTAATGATTACAATATGCTTTTGGGGCTTTCGCCGCATGTTATCCTAAATCACATTAAGAATAGTTTCATAGAGGCCGGTTGGAGAAAATAA
- a CDS encoding class I SAM-dependent methyltransferase, with the protein MTQDYKYFDEINDAVLRQVVIADSKLVPLVLDVGCGRGVLGEEIEKKNCVCWGIEMHPQASAESVKRITRVIQADLTDFVAVKGYLGEILFDYIIFADVLEHILEPREAVKFYKGFLKPGAKIIFSFPNTVSWLNRINFLFGNFDYTDTGIMDRGHIRFFTLASAKNMLLREGFTIEKIDYIPYFVRALQPFLKKIMLRKKDQESLGGKYLMQLPCYKFYLSFIQPVEYVFGYLFKSLFAFKIVIVGRNNGQ; encoded by the coding sequence ATGACACAAGATTATAAATATTTTGATGAAATAAATGATGCGGTTTTAAGACAGGTTGTTATTGCTGATTCCAAGCTTGTGCCTTTGGTGTTGGATGTCGGGTGCGGCCGGGGTGTATTGGGCGAGGAAATAGAAAAAAAGAACTGTGTTTGCTGGGGCATAGAAATGCACCCGCAAGCTTCTGCAGAATCAGTCAAACGCATCACCAGGGTTATCCAGGCGGATTTGACAGATTTTGTTGCAGTAAAAGGATATTTAGGAGAAATTCTCTTCGATTATATTATTTTTGCCGATGTTTTGGAGCATATCTTAGAGCCTAGAGAGGCGGTTAAATTTTATAAGGGATTTCTTAAGCCCGGAGCCAAGATTATTTTTTCCTTTCCAAATACGGTTTCGTGGTTAAACAGGATTAATTTCTTATTCGGTAACTTTGATTATACAGATACCGGGATAATGGATAGAGGGCATATCCGCTTTTTTACCTTAGCTAGCGCCAAGAATATGCTTTTAAGGGAGGGCTTCACGATAGAGAAAATAGATTATATCCCTTATTTTGTCCGGGCGCTTCAGCCGTTCTTGAAGAAAATCATGTTAAGAAAAAAAGATCAAGAGTCTTTAGGGGGTAAGTATCTTATGCAATTGCCATGCTATAAGTTCTATTTAAGCTTTATCCAGCCGGTAGAATACGTATTCGGGTATTTATTTAAATCACTTTTTGCTTTTAAGATTGTCATCGTAGGGAGGAATAATGGCCAGTAA